GGAAGACTTTTTCCGACAGTCCCTTCGTCTGCGAAATGACGAGAAAGAAGATGACGCCGACCAGGAACGTCACCGTCCCCCCGAGCAGGTAGCGGACCGAGGACGGGAGATCGAGCTTGAAGAGGGCGACGACGTTCCCCAAAAAGATCAGGCTGACGATCGCCGCGATCTGAAGCGTGCGGTCGACGATCACCGACGCCCCGCTGATCGCCCCGGGAAAGGTCTTGGAAAGCAGGAGGACGCGCACCGGATCGCCCCCCGCGAAGTTGAGCGGGGTGAGCGTGTTGGCCGCCTCGCCGCCCACCTTGATCCGGAAGAGCGGCCAGAACGGGATGGAGTGGGCGTCGAAGCGCTTGAGGAACAGTTCCCAGGAAAAGGTGTACATCAGGTAACAGGGGAGGATGATGGCGACGGGAACGACGACCTTCCAACCGAGGGTCCGGAAGCCGGTGAGAAGCTCCTGCCAGCCAAGCTTCCGGACGATCCAAAGGAGAAGAAACGCCCCGAGGAAAAAAGCGAACACCTTGAACC
This sequence is a window from bacterium. Protein-coding genes within it:
- a CDS encoding lysylphosphatidylglycerol synthase transmembrane domain-containing protein: MRWFKVFAFFLGAFLLLWIVRKLGWQELLTGFRTLGWKVVVPVAIILPCYLMYTFSWELFLKRFDAHSIPFWPLFRIKVGGEAANTLTPLNFAGGDPVRVLLLSKTFPGAISGASVIVDRTLQIAAIVSLIFLGNVVALFKLDLPSSVRYLLGGTVTFLVGVIFFLVISQTKGLSEKVFRLGQRLKIKALSEERLKKMKEMDGHIHAFYRKDRRLFVVCYLLHFGARLIGIFEILFIARVLGVPMGYWEAIFFAAVIPVINMIGVFVPGNLGVLEGAVSSLFFALHWNPSDGVVLQIARRVRAGIWISIGILFILLYKRKMGLKKVI